A DNA window from Streptomyces parvus contains the following coding sequences:
- a CDS encoding methylated-DNA--[protein]-cysteine S-methyltransferase: MDSYGVGGEPTVEWDVVDSGIGPLLLAATATGLVNVAFHARPAVRDAVLDRLRTRFGTEPVAAPGSARLAEPIRRLAAYFAGEPRDFDLALDWSLTSGFHREVLRELASGVPYGTVVGYGELAARVGRPEGAQAVGAAMGANPLPVVVPCHRVVESDGGLGGFGGGLETKRQLLALEGVLPQPLF; the protein is encoded by the coding sequence ATGGACAGCTACGGGGTCGGTGGAGAGCCGACCGTCGAGTGGGACGTCGTGGACAGCGGCATCGGCCCGCTGCTGCTCGCGGCGACCGCGACCGGCCTGGTGAACGTGGCCTTCCACGCCCGCCCCGCCGTCCGGGACGCGGTTCTCGACCGGTTGCGGACCCGGTTCGGCACAGAGCCGGTGGCGGCGCCCGGCTCGGCCCGCCTCGCCGAGCCGATACGCCGGCTCGCGGCGTACTTCGCGGGCGAGCCGCGGGACTTCGATCTCGCTCTGGACTGGTCGCTGACCTCCGGCTTCCACCGCGAGGTGCTCCGCGAGCTGGCGTCCGGCGTGCCCTACGGGACGGTCGTCGGGTACGGCGAACTGGCCGCGCGGGTGGGTCGGCCGGAGGGGGCGCAGGCGGTGGGCGCGGCCATGGGGGCCAACCCGCTGCCGGTGGTCGTGCCGTGCCACCGGGTGGTGGAGAGCGACGGGGGCCTGGGCGGGTTCGGCGGCGGTCTGGAGACCAAACGACAGCTGCTGGCGCTGGAGGGGGTGCTGCCGCAACCACTGTTCTAG